The genome window AGACGCTCGTCAGTGAGCTTATTACAGATATTTCACATCACACAAAAGAGTTGTTATTTTCGGGCGAATTAGAGGCACAACAGCTCCACAAGGCTGCAGCAGTCTGTCAGATCTGCTCCGAactgccctcctcctccacacaaacatgaacaacAGCGAACCAGTCGAAGCCTGGAGGACAAACAACATTGTCCACTCCCACTAATTTATTGTTGGTCTGAATTTCCCGTATCCTTTTATCCCATTTAATTACTTTTACAAATTTTAATCTTAAAGCAGGATTACCTCATATCACGCTGCAGTTTCTAGCGCTGCAACtgctaattattttcattatagtTTATTTTCAAGTGGTcgattcatattttgtgctttaaatgtcagaaaatagggACAAATGTCCATCACAGTTCCTCTTTTCCATGGTAATGTCTTCAAATGTCGTGTTTTGTGACAAACAATCCAAAACTCCAAAGGCTTCCTTGAGCTTCCCACTCAGGGGAACTCAAGATTCAACCTTTATtcattaattcttttttttttttttttttatcaaaatctGCAGCTGTAATGTTTTCATGGTCAAAGTTGACAGTTTTACATCAATGTAAAATAAGACAGGATAGGAGAACTGATTATTTTACTATTTTAGCCCCCATTGTCCCACATCACGCCATCTGCCACAGCTGCCACAATGACATTTTCAACCTTTGGAAGCCCTGGTGTGGTAACTACAATATTACTGACATGTGCTTAACTCCTTCTCCTGAATGAAAAAGCTTTAACAACTGTCTCTAATAGTTCTGCATCAATTTTGGGCCATTTAAAAAGGTTTGGGCTTTTTTCCCTTTGTGATGCATGATGCCTCTCTAGTCCGTTCAAACACCTGTGAGCACCTGTTGGATGTATGTAATCAGTATCTTCCCCGCACACCTGGGTGTGCTTGCTAAATCGAGGGAAAATGATTACTCTCAGCGGTGCTCTGCTGGTGGCTTGTTTACTTAAATGCATCTGCCACAGAAATGAAATGGCTAACTGAGGCCAGAGCACTGCCAAGACTGTTATCATCTGAGAGTAACAGCAACTTCTAATGACATCCTGACACAGTGGATCTTTGAGAATCTGACCTTTTAtgattgtttttaatgatttcCCACATTTGTCTGCCgatcagatttttttccccacatgtCCTAAAAATACTCTCAAGAATCCAAGTTGAATGGATTTAGCCTTCCCCTCCCTTTGATGCATCTTTGAGCAGCAGGATTACACCAGACTCACCTGTCCTGTGTAGGGGTATGAAGCGTCAGAGTCGATACCCTGGTTGTCCATGACATACTGGAAGGCTTTGTGCATCCAGCCACCTTTGCAGCCGAGGTTGCCGTTTTTAGACGAACAGTCCACCAGGTTCTGGGGGCTCAGGTCCACCAGCTTCCCAGTCTTCTTGAATAACTGGCCCTCCAAAGCCCCAACAGCACTGAAAGCCCAGCAGGAACCGCAGTCACCCTGGATACAAATGAGTAGAGTTatccaaagtaaaaaaaaacaagatttattTGCTCAAActtaaatgaaaacatcacatttccaTGTTTGGCaacacaacatgagtttgtaaaGATGGAGCAGTTGGGGTTGAAGTGGTTTTAAAGAAGtctactgactgactgactttatTGTTTGTCAGTTACATTTAAATTGTTGcacagaacagaaagaaatccaaaatccaaactTGCGTGTCTCTGGTTGAATGATACTCATCAGCACAGCACAAGTTTGTAATAAATtgtaaatgtcattttttttcctttcctctgcattgtaacattttaaaattctatacttctaatttattttcacaagacctaaattcaaattaaatttcAAATCAGTCATCATGTCCTCAACTTCTTACCACTGACATTTTTCTGTAACCTCAAGAAATGAAGCTGTGAGAACAAAGAATTATGTGATAAACGGCCTTTGTCATagaaataatatttatatatgagtAGTTGTATAGTTCTTTAAATATCTCAGTTTTGGCAATAAAAATACACTAAATGTAATATTATTTCTTCAGGATGAAGCTTTGAAAGCTGACAAAACATCAGACAAAATATGAAGAATTATagacaaacacattaaacatcTAAAGTgaagttatttattcataaataaaGCTAAGGAAACTGTTTAGAAATAGCTGAGATAAttactcttcttctttctgGAGCTAACATATGTTGGTAAGTTATCTCACTCACAGTGTTGACAGAACAAAAGACTTTGCAGTTATGGTGATGACTTCCTGTGCGAACAAGAACTGATTGGATGaatgaggaacaggaggaaTTAGGTAAACGAGATTCGTGGGGTGATCACACTGTTGACGGCATCACTGACACACTGCATGTTTCTGCTCTCACCAACACCACCGATAAATCCTGCTGACTTATAAGTCACTGATTGGAAACATTGAGTATACATTAATTCATCTTTTTAACCTGTTTTTTGACTTTGGTGACGTAGCCCTTCTCTCTCCAGTCGATGGTGTCTGGTGCAGGAGGGCTTGATGTTCCAGCAAAGGGAGATGGTGCCCTCTGGATGTCAGTGGGAGGAATGAATGTGGCGAAAGACTGCAGAATCTCCTCTGGTGTCTATAAGGAAGCAGATAACACTTAATGAAATGAGTAGCACTCAGTGGACTATATTTACTGAGCAGGGTTGTAAATACAGCTTTAAAGGTCTTGTGACAGGAGTCTATTTTGCCGATTAGACTGAAATTCATCATCTATTGACTAAAGAATCATTTCCATCATTGATCAATCTGCCTGTTGTCTTCTTGATAAATAAAACCAATGCCTGGCAAGCAAGCCCCTGCTTATGTCCCGGGTCAGAAGGTTTGGCCCCCCATACCAAGGATCTCCCCCTCCAAACTGACTCATGTAAGTTGGCATTGGTCCTTTTGAGATTGTAAGCATCATTAACCCTGCCGTGGCTTGGTTCAAACTCCCTCTGGCACTCAAGGTGCACCCCTCCTCCTGTAGCTTCTTAAGCCTATGTCTTCCAGCCCATTGAGCCTTCCAGCTGAGCCCCCTCCACCCACCTAGCTTTTGGCCATCCAGTCTACAGTATTTGTTGCCGGGGCAGGTGTTCCCAGACCCTGTTGGACTGGGACAGTTACGGTCCAGAGGAGTCCTCAAGGATTTCTCGCTCTTTTATTGTGGACACCCTGCTCAGCGACCTCTACCTTGAGTTTCCCGATAAATCGGGAAGGGCACCTGTAGGTGCCCGTTAGGTCAGGGGTACTGTCACAgtgctacctgtgtgtgtctgtatcttTGGGAGTGGTGGTGGCGGAGAGGCGCACCTACAAGTCATCTACTCATCATCCTCTGCTATTTAATCGTGGTCTCATCTCTACTCTGGTGCCAGATTGTTCCACCACGTATGGTGATAATATCAGCAATGCAAGCTATTGTCTTTAACTTCTTTGTAGCATCAAGACATATAACTTCTATATAGCTCTCTGTGTTATGGATatgttatttcccagcatgaGTTTTCGTATCACGTTTGTagtttgtttgctttgtgtgcGGAACCTCCAGCACCTCTCTGTTTTATGTCCTGCTCCACTGATGTACCTGAGTTCCTCCCACTCTGTCCCCGGACAACTCTGCCTGCCTGCTGACCTGTCCATCTCATCTGCTATTTCCCTCCACGAACTCTGTTGATAGTAAAAGTTAACCTGAAACTCCCTAATAATGTTGCACGAAGCACTACATATGGTGAGGtaatgcaatgttttttttaaaaaactcatTAGGAGcaatattaatttcagcataATTTAGCTAGTGCTATAATTTTAGACTCAAATCTTGAACTCTTTAGCCAAAAGTTTTTACATTTAACTCTTTTCGTCTACGACAGGAGTACGCTTTGATTTGTACTATTTTCACTTAAATTGTAGTGTGGTGGGAATTCATTTTTCAATCAAATGTATATACATTTGATTAACCAAAATGTTTTAGGTTATTAACTGCGACTTTGAGCAATTTGCTATTGCAGCTGTCGATTCAAGTTTAAAGAGCTCTGTTGAAATtgtaagaatttcagttcagcatttgaatatccCATTATCGATACATTTTAGTCAAGCTGTCTGAATTTCATGACGATTTAAGTGTTCCTCGTGTTAATCACAGCATGCCACTGGCCCTGTGATACATAGAAGTTTATATGTGGCTGAGCCTGTTACTGCCTTGCATTTCAACATTAATAAGAGGTTTAGCTGGAGATAGAGCAACAGCATGCTAACAGCCTTGTGAAACAGAAGTTTTCTACTTAGCTGTTTCTACCACGTGTAGCATACATCTGCCACCAGATTGTGCCATAgccacccctcctccacaggAAGTATTCAGTAAATCTTCTTGCACTCAACTCCTTTCCTCATTGTCTGTTTTTGGGTCCTGCCTGATACAACACAGTGTTACATGTTATTTATCTTCTGTCTTCATTAGACACAATATGACTCTGGGATTGACAGGATTTACATGAACGTATTTACATTGTGACAGTAGAtttctgaaaatacattttaatgtttaaaactaCTAAAAGCAAAAGTTCAGCTTTCCTCAGGGAGTCAGATTTGGCATAGGGACAGTTATCAATGCAATATAGCATATATACACTTCAAAAGCAACTGATATTTCTATTATGCCAAAGATTGACTAATTCGACAAACTGGATCACATGGTGATACATTAATGTATGAACCAAATCAACCACTATCTGTATTGCAGCAGCCATCAGATATTGCTGAGataaatgcaacacattttgaaatgtactGGGTGTTTCACCTATTTTAGGCTGAAAAGCATTTGTTCTCTTAACAACAAACCATTAAGGTCAAGGTCAAGTCAAATTACTAAATGTAGGCTGCTCTCTATTTGCTGAACTTTGTGCTCTTTTCTCTTGTTTAGTGTGAGGAATAAAACTTTATTCAgcttcaaaattaaaaatgtattcagtttcATAGAAAACATCGCTTAACAATTTGACCATCAGAAAAGTGCTgaactgaacaacaacaaaaggtgACACAATCGAGAGAAACAATTATGATTTTTTAAGGACTCTGCATCGACAGGAATGGAGGAGCTCCCATTGCCCAGTGTCTTTTTCCCAGTATGTATTTTCGTCTTACGTTTGTactttgtttgctttgtgtgcAGAACCTCCAGAGCCTCTCTGTTTTCCTTCCTGCTCCACTGGTGTACCTGAGTTCCTCCCACTCTGTCCCCGGACAACTCTGTCCCGGACAACTCTGCCTGCCTACCTGTCTGCAGGCCTGCCCAACTCATCTGCTATATCCCTCCACAAAGTTGCAAAATAAATTCCTTTACTCCCTGACTCCAGCCTCCaatctctgcatttgggtctaGAGAAAACCCCCAACAGAACACTGTGGACTGGCCAACATTTCAAAGTTTTGATCCTTTTATATAGTCTTTTGGAGGCCtactgtcatttttaaaaaaaatacaactatCACCTAAACAAGAAAATCAAAACTCAGCCTTTTGTAATGTTACATCAATTTTTGGAGCTCCTAGGTTAtaaaagatgcatttttttaaaatgactacTGGAAACTTATTTATTCAACATCACATTTAACTAACTGGCATTCTGCTGTTATTATTACAGACTTTATGTTTTAGTGAGTATTGTATTGTCAGCCACACCTTTCATATCCATAACAAATTTGCATCACAGAGCCTCTGAGGCCTCTTGCAACCTTGTCATTATTGTAGCATGTATAAAAATGAGCCGGACTATATTTCATAGTGATTAGTTGTTGAGCTTCAAAGTTCAAACTAGTCATGATGCATCTGGTTCGTATCCTTCTGACCCTTGGCTGTCATTAAATTCATGGTGATTAGTGAATAAAAGTGATAATCATGAATCAATTTTaaccttttttcccccttcagtTTAAACCAGTAAACGAGTGTCTCACCAGGTCTCCCATGTGGTTCATGCCCAGTTCGTACGTGTGAAGTCCCATTGAAGCCTCCAGGTTGTGTTTGGTAATGAGCATCAGATTCTCCTCCCACAATTCCCTGCGGCTCACTTCCTCCACCTCCAAGACGTACAGAGAGAAAGCACATGAGGTCAAATACTGTATAAGTTAATGATACATATTACATGTGGATTTTAAGgccaacaaacagaaaactcgTCAGACATACCTCATTTTGGTACGTCTTCTTGTGAGTCTTCTTCCACAGATCCCACTGGGAGTCCAGCCTGCTGTCAAACATGGCCGCTGCCCCAAGACACAGGGCGAAGAATAGGACGCTCCCCAACATCAGACCtataaacacagagacacagatgagTGAACACATTAGATGACCTTTTAGATGAGTTGGCTGCCATTACTGTTACAATATCTCTGCTTTTACTCGAGTATGACTTTAGGTACTTTTTTTATACTTGAGCTTTAGACTTTTCAGTGACTAACAGGAGACACATTGAGTATTCAGCAGAAGAAAATGACCTTGATGTGTTAATTTTATTCATAATACtaatttttataaaaaataaggACATGAAATAACTCAGGCCCATagtgaatgttttttaaggGGTATACTGTTGCAGAAATAAAACCGACAGTGCATCCTTTAAAACATCTTAGATAATTAGCAGATTAGGTGTTGAAATAGATAATGACATTAATAAGTCTAGAGTTATAAGTACATTATATTTGTCTTCCACAAAGACCCCAACTGCAGCCTGAACACAAAAGACATGTCAAGGCACTGATAAATTGATTCTGCTTCTTACAGATGTCTCAACTCATCAGAATATTTTTTGACTAAAACTGAGTATTTAATTATGTTGCTGAACTTGCCTTGTTGTTTCGGTGTCATTGCTCCTTCTGTGTTGAACTCACCTTGactctgtgttcctgctttattttaaagaaggAAACATGTGATctgttctcttcctcttttgaaACTGAAATCAGCATCATGTTGCTAATGTTTTCACAATCACCAGCAGCAACTGCACCATATAAGTCTCTTATATGAATAATATGGAGGCAGAGGTTATTTATGTCTCTACTATTACAGCCTAAAACTGTACCAGAGAATCATAACTAGCCTTCAGAGAATAAGGAGGAGGGTGTCTTGTCAGTTGTCTCTGTagattttacttttgtaaattTGCTGGCAGAAagttacttttgatacttaaaaatatataaagattCTTTCTTAGCAAGGACAAGAGGAGAAGGACATGAGTGAAGTAGATGAACAATAACATGAATAAGATCAAATATGAGGATATAAAGAACTTTATAAATGAGAACGATAACTCATATCAAAAGACTTTTTATCAAGTACTACTCCTATGGGTGACCTCTACCAAAGTCGTATTTTAATGATATCTTTACCTTTACTCAAGAATGACATGTAGGTAGGTTTTATACCACTACCTAACAGTCTTATTATTTGATGtgctttaatatttaataaatgttgtgaTGATAGTGAGATATTCTGTGtgttgggggaaaaaagaagttaaaaacattgctttatTGAGGAGAATGCCTATGTTCAATAATTTGAGGGCAAGCGCCTTAATAAATTTAGTTATTTCAGGTAAGATGGTGCTGTCAGGTCAGGAAGGTCACTTCACAAGTGTCAGGGGATCTCTACTGAAAAGTCTTGGAGTGGGCAGTTGTAGAGAATGTGGTTCTGGCCCAAAGTAGAGATCAAGAGGTAGTTTGACCTGTCATGAGGCTGGACGGGAGGCCAGGAGGTCAACGTGTTTTATGGCAGGCTGCCAGATGTTGTTGAGGTCTGTCGAACACAATGTGTTGGATGGAGTGAGAGTGATATAAGTGTGATATAAACTGTGAAATCTCTATATTGTGTTTATAGCCCTGAACATACAAAGTATGTGTAAGATTGTATTATATTTTTTGCTTTGTACCACATGCTAACACTATACAATAACTCTACTGTGTCCATGCCATGCAGCATGACACTTTGAACCCTAGCCACCATTTATCTTCTGTTCTGTATATGGTGCCCAGTGTGAGgcaacacaatgttttttttatttcataaatgagCAATACTAATTTCAGCATAATTTGGACAGTGCTATAATTTGAGATTCAAATCTTGAACTCTTTAGCCAAGGTTTTTACATTCAACTCTACTAATCTACTACAGGAGTAGACgttgatttgtacttttttacttaAATTTTAGTGTGCAGAGAATTCATGTGTATACACATTTgattaacaaaaatgttttaggTTATAAACTGCCACTTTGAGCAATTTACTATTGCAGCTGTCGATTCAAGTTGAAAGAGCTCTGTTGAAATtgtaagaatttcagttcagcatttgaatGTCCCATAATCGATACATTTTAGTCAAGCTGTCTTTGATGACGATTTAAGTGTTCCTCGTGTTAATCACAGCATGCCACTGGCCCTGTGATACATAGAAATGTATATGTGGCTGTTACTGCCTTGCATTTCAACCTTAATAAGAAGTTCAGCTGGAGATAGAGCAACAGCATGCTAACAGCCCTGTGAAGCAGAAGTTTTGTAATTGTTTCTACCATGTCTTTCTGCCTGACTTCAACTTTAAGAGACAATCCGTTTGACTGTAACTACCATGCATTCCAGTTAGTGAATGTTGAAAGTTTGGTAAGCTAAGTAACACTTGTAGAcctgtgtttatctttattgATCCCAATCTGTGTGCCTACAAGAGCCACTAGATTGTGCCATAgccacccctcctccacaggAAGTATTCAATAAATCTTCTTGCACTCAACTCCCTGCCTTGTTGTCCGCTTTTGGGTCCTGCCTGATACAACACAGTGTTACATGTTATTTATCTTCCGTCTTCATTAGACACATTATGACTCTAGGATTGACGGGATTTACATGAACGTTATTTACATTGTTACAGTAGATTCCTGAACATACAGTTTGATGTTTAAAACTATGAAAAGCAAAGTTTATCTTTCCTCAGGGAGTCAGATTTGGCATAGGGACAATTGTCACTGCTACATAGCATATATATACTTAGAGAGCAACTGATTTTACTATTATGCCAAAAATTGATTAATTCGACAAACTGGATCGCATGGTGATACATTAATGTATGAACCAAATCAACCACTATCTGTATTGCAGCAGGCAGATATTACTGAGataaatgcaacacatttaGAAATTTACTGGATGTGTCACTTTCACACTGTCCTATTTTAGGCTGAAAAGCATTTGTCCACTGTTCAAGTCAAGGTCAATGTCAAGGTCAAATTACTACATGTTGGCTGCTCTCTATTTGCTGAACTTTGtgcttttttctcctgtttagTGTGGGGAATAAAACGTATGCATTCAGCTTCAaatttaaaactttattcaGTTTCATAGAAAACATCAGTTTACAATTTGATCATCAGAAAAGTGCTgaactgaacaacaacaaaaggtgAGGCAATCAAGAGAAACAacaattatgatttttttaaggaatcGACATAAAAACTCGGCATCGACAGGAAAGGAGGAGCTCCCATTGCCCAGCAATGTTTCCTGTTGCACTGAACTAAAACTGTTAGTTTTCACATAAACTGTATTAGAAAACAATAAGATTCATAGGGAATGAAACTGTCATCAACTACCTGCAATATACTGTGAAATGTGAACCGGAGTCCTTGTATGTGATACACTTGGCCAATAAAGTTGAAATGCTGGTTGGTGTGTTTAACTCTGGAACCAAACCAGCCTGTGCTCTTGCTTAGCGTTATGTGCTCTGTGGCCTGGAGGTcctaaaaaatgtgtttcttcatgGACACAACCACAGTGGAGATCTGCTGGTTTGGAGATAAAACTATGAAGACTGGAAGGGTGTAAAGTGCATCAAACAACTTAAGATAACCAAACCTCCTTATCAGAGTCGCTTGAGGAGGTTCACTCCAAAAACACcagtctgaatttttttttcttatgctGTAAATCAAAAATATGTGTGCcgtgtaaacaaagtaaaatcaCTGATATTTGTAGTGGTTTCTGAAATTGCTGGAaagaacatttctgtgtgtAGTAGTCTAAGCAAAGCCCCTTCGTCATCCCTATCTTCCTCCGAGCTTCACACTTCACATGATTGGGTAGCTGGCGAGGTTGGCGATGCCGCAGAGGTTGCCACGGTTGCGTGCCATCAGGATGTAAACTTGTCTGCCCCAGTTCTCGCTCCAGCTGTCAGGGGAAAGAATACAAGTTGATGAAGACGTCAGAGTAAGAAAGACATGTGAGTTGTTGAATATCTCCAGGAGTCAAACAGCACTTCAGCTCATCAGTTTTCACCGACATGGCGGACAGAAGTAATCAAATCAACGCTACGCCAACAAACAATCTTGCGGTTTCATTTTAACCTCATGAGCCACCGGATGCCATTCGGACAGGTGATGTGACCCACCTGTTCTTGACGATCCAGTACTTCTTCCTCTTGACGCTGACTCCATAACCCACTGCCAGCACGGCGTGATTGATGTCGTCTTTGTTACAGTTGGGGTCGTAGTAAACACCTGGGcacatgacagacaggaagagtgAGATACATCAGTGAACCAACATATGCACTTGATGTGACTTCAGGGTGCGGCATGATCAAGGACATATCCATAAGTTTAATTTCCCAGGTCAATCCAGTTTTAAAGCCAGCAGACATGTTTGAAGTTGTAATCCATAAAGTTTTaaagaaatcaaacattttttatgtgattttttcGGGCAGTCTCCAACTGCTCACTTGCGCGGTATGAAAATCAGGTCATTAACATGTAATGTGATTTAGTGAAAGTTTTACATCATGTCAGAGCCGTATTAACTTCCTGCTAATGCAAACATGCTGCAGCTGCTACTGTGAACATTTTGGTCATCATGGTTGGAGCCACCATGATCATTCatcaaaaagtttttttttttttttttttgtcagtggaTCAGTTTGAGATCTGTCAGGGAGAAATGGAACAAAAGGTGATCTGTTAGCTGAGGTGCTGCAGGGGACGGGCTGCACACCGTGTCATCAGGTATACCATTGAAACCTGAAGGATCACAGCTTCAAGAATATTGGCCCTAAGAATACTTGGACCATCAATAGAACAGTAGAATACAACTCAAGTTTCAAAAGTGAGTTAAAATAATATGTTCATCAAAATCATAAATAATGATGAATCTGCAAATTTAGTGCCACGTCTGAGCAGTGTTACTGACCTTTGCTGTAGAACTGGAAGCTGCTCTGCGTGGCGTCGATGCCCACAAATACCGGACCTACTTTATACAGCGCCACAGCCAGCGCGTGCTCATTGCCCTCTGGGATCTCCTTGTAGCCTCTGCACTCAGCTGCCATGCCTGATGAATTGTAGCTGCTGCTGGTCAGCTGGTCCTGCACACGaga of Sparus aurata chromosome 17, fSpaAur1.1, whole genome shotgun sequence contains these proteins:
- the LOC115567957 gene encoding cathepsin L1, which produces MTPKQQGLMLGSVLFFALCLGAAAMFDSRLDSQWDLWKKTHKKTYQNEVEEVSRRELWEENLMLITKHNLEASMGLHTYELGMNHMGDLTPEEILQSFATFIPPTDIQRAPSPFAGTSSPPAPDTIDWREKGYVTKVKKQGDCGSCWAFSAVGALEGQLFKKTGKLVDLSPQNLVDCSSKNGNLGCKGGWMHKAFQYVMDNQGIDSDASYPYTGQVSQCRYNSRYRAANCSRYYLLPRGDERALKQALATIGPISVTVDSARYGFQFYKRGVYNDAYCTKNINHGVLAVGYGTLNGKHYWLVKNSWGSNWGEEGYIRMARNKNDQCGITQYACYPIM